From Erigeron canadensis isolate Cc75 chromosome 8, C_canadensis_v1, whole genome shotgun sequence, one genomic window encodes:
- the LOC122578851 gene encoding 60S ribosome subunit biogenesis protein NIP7 homolog, with amino-acid sequence MRPLDESETTQVFEKLFKFTGNNLKNLVEAPSHEGPGTEPGRYCFRLHKNRVYYVSESLVKRATNIKRENLVAMGTTIGKFTKSGKFHLTIQALNLLAANSKHKVWLKPTSEMTFLYGNDVVKGGVGRITDNISAYDGVVVYSMSDVPLGFGIAAKSTQDCRKMDPNGLVVIRQADTGEYLRSQDDL; translated from the coding sequence ATGAGACCACTAGACGAATCAGAAACAACACAAGTATTCGAAAAGCTCTTCAAATTCACAGGCAACAATCTCAAAAACTTAGTAGAAGCACCATCACACGAGGGTCCAGGAACCGAACCAGGTCGTTACTGTTTCCGTCTCCACAAAAACCGCGTCTATTATGTCTCCGAATCACTAGTCAAACGTGCGACAAACATTAAACGAGAAAACCTTGTTGCCATGGGGACCACCATTGGTAAGTTTACTAAAAGTGGAAAGTTTCATTTGACTATTCAAGCTTTGAATTTGTTAGCTGCTAATTCGAAACATAAAGTTTGGTTAAAACCCACGTCAGAGATGACGTTTTTGTACGGAAATGATGTTGTGAAAGGTGGGGTAGGAAGGATTACGGATAATATTAGTGCGTATGATGGTGTTGTTGTTTATTCTATGTCGGATGTTCCGTTGGGGTTTGGGATTGCGGCTAAGTCGACTCAGGATTGTAGGAAGATGGACCCGAATGGACTTGTGGTTATTCGGCAGGCGGATACTGGGGAGTATTTGAGGAGCCAGGATGATCTTTAA